A portion of the Daphnia magna isolate NIES linkage group LG4, ASM2063170v1.1, whole genome shotgun sequence genome contains these proteins:
- the LOC116922156 gene encoding beta-1,3-glucan-binding protein isoform X1 translates to MSFSYQTKSLYYVFFILQALLAVVLAQNGQLVFQEDFNTLDRNRWQHLITAWRGGNNEFQYYTNRTENSYVKDGVLFIKPTLTADRFGNDFLYTGTLDLNKEGCNINWENGCFAQAGAEIINPIQSARIITSKSFSFTYGTVEVRAKMPQGDWIWPAIWMLPTDSVYGNWPRSGEIDIVEARGNADLTCNDGQGKIGNSKMYSTLHWGPDGANNQFQKTSWAKLLSNGTYSSDFHIYRLEWLSTGITFKVDGQVVGSVSPPAGGFWQLSGLTGTNPWAAGTKMAPFDKKFHFILNVAVGGNFFPDGCVNVPYNKPWTRSSSTQMRSFWERKCEWYPTWYRTSRDGSAMQVDYIRVWSA, encoded by the exons ATGTCATTCAGTTATCAGACTAAAAGCTTATATTACGTCTTTTTCATTCTCCAAGCCCTTTTGGCTGTCGTTTTGGCTCAAAATGGTCAACTCGTTTTCCAAGAGGATTTCAACACCTTAGATCGTAATCGCTGGCAACATCTGATCACTGCCTGGCGAGGGGGCAACAACGAATTCCAGTATTACACTAATCGTACAGAAAACAG TTATGTCAAAGATGGAGTGCTTTTTATAAAGCCGACATTGACCGCCGATCGTTTCGGTAACGACTTTCTTTACACGGGGACTTTGGATTTGAATAAGGAAGGATGCAATATCAACTGGGAAAACGGATGCTTCGC CCAGGCTGGAGCAGAAATTATCAATCCAATCCAATCAGCGCGGATCATAACGAGTAAATCATTCAGCTTCACGTATGGAACGGTGGAGGTCCGCGCAAAAATGCCTCAAGGCGATTGGATTTGGCCAG CGATTTGGATGCTGCCAACGGACTCGGTCTACGGAAATTGGCCCCGTTCTGGCGAGATAGATATCGTGGAAGCTAGAGGAAACGCTGATTTGACTTGCAATGATGGCCAAGGCAAGATTGGGAATAGCAAAATGTACTCTACCCTGCACTGGGGTCCAGACGGAGCTAACAATCAATTCCAAAAGACATCTTGGGCAAA ATTATTATCGAATGGAACCTACTCATCCGACTTTCACATTTACCGTCTTGAATGGCTTTCTACTGGTATCACGTTTAAAGTAGACGGCCAGGTGGTAGGTTCTGTATCTCCGCCAGCTGGTGGCTTCTGGCAGTTATCCGGGCTGACTGGAACCAACCCATGGGCTGCAGGAACAAAAATGGCTCCCTTTGACAAAAAG ttcCACTTTATTCTAAACGTTGCTGTTGGAGGTAATTTCTTCCCGGATGGCTGTGTGAATGTTCCTTATAACAAACCATGGACACGATCCAGCTCGACTCAGATGCGTTCTTTCTGGGAAAGAAAGTGTGAATGGTATCCTACTTGGTACCGAACGTCTCGTGACGGTTCCGCCATGCAAGTCGACTACATTCGAGTTTGGAGTGCTTAA
- the LOC116922156 gene encoding beta-1,3-glucan-binding protein isoform X2, with the protein MSFSYQTKSLYYVFFILQALLAVVLAQNGQLVFQEDFNTLDRNRWQHLITAWRGGNNEFQYYTNRTENSYVKDGVLFIKPTLTADRFGNDFLYTGTLDLNKEGCNINWENGCFAQAGAEIINPIQSARIITSKSFSFTYGTVEVRAKMPQGDWIWPAIWMLPTDSVYGNWPRSGEIDIVEARGNADLTCNDGQGKIGNSKMYSTLHWGPDGANNQFQKTSWAKLLSNGTYSSDFHIYRLEWLSTGITFKVDGQVVGSVSPPAGGFWQLSGLTGTNPWAAGTKMAPFDKKFDYFFFNSSTLF; encoded by the exons ATGTCATTCAGTTATCAGACTAAAAGCTTATATTACGTCTTTTTCATTCTCCAAGCCCTTTTGGCTGTCGTTTTGGCTCAAAATGGTCAACTCGTTTTCCAAGAGGATTTCAACACCTTAGATCGTAATCGCTGGCAACATCTGATCACTGCCTGGCGAGGGGGCAACAACGAATTCCAGTATTACACTAATCGTACAGAAAACAG TTATGTCAAAGATGGAGTGCTTTTTATAAAGCCGACATTGACCGCCGATCGTTTCGGTAACGACTTTCTTTACACGGGGACTTTGGATTTGAATAAGGAAGGATGCAATATCAACTGGGAAAACGGATGCTTCGC CCAGGCTGGAGCAGAAATTATCAATCCAATCCAATCAGCGCGGATCATAACGAGTAAATCATTCAGCTTCACGTATGGAACGGTGGAGGTCCGCGCAAAAATGCCTCAAGGCGATTGGATTTGGCCAG CGATTTGGATGCTGCCAACGGACTCGGTCTACGGAAATTGGCCCCGTTCTGGCGAGATAGATATCGTGGAAGCTAGAGGAAACGCTGATTTGACTTGCAATGATGGCCAAGGCAAGATTGGGAATAGCAAAATGTACTCTACCCTGCACTGGGGTCCAGACGGAGCTAACAATCAATTCCAAAAGACATCTTGGGCAAA ATTATTATCGAATGGAACCTACTCATCCGACTTTCACATTTACCGTCTTGAATGGCTTTCTACTGGTATCACGTTTAAAGTAGACGGCCAGGTGGTAGGTTCTGTATCTCCGCCAGCTGGTGGCTTCTGGCAGTTATCCGGGCTGACTGGAACCAACCCATGGGCTGCAGGAACAAAAATGGCTCCCTTTGACAAAAAG tttgattattttttttttaacagttcCACTTTATTCTAA
- the LOC116922157 gene encoding uncharacterized protein LOC116922157: MRSLHASKCSLYWATVFLVMLDVNNVRALDWNGAGTDTRWALQCDFIGRDMKNQLSTGDQCGSLCKANPPCSHFTWTNFQGGTCWMKSGLVSEFDSVSKTTDGAVCGFLKSTTGLPSNAWNDVGSLKWALNCDFLGRDLAAVASSPETCGPTCQSNPQCSHFVWTNYQRGTCWLKKGGASECDAVVKLDSGAVCGFMKY; this comes from the exons ATGAGATCATTGCACGCGAGTAAATGTTCGCTCTACTGGGCCACCGTGTTTTTGGTAATGTTGGACGTCAATAATGTAAGGGCACTCGATTGGAACGGCGCCGGAACCGATACTCGTTGGGCACTTCAGTGCGATTTCATAGGCCGGGATATGAAAAATCAACTCAGCACCGGAGACCAATGCGGATCTCTTTGTAAAGCAAATCCTCCTTGCAGCCATTTCACGTGGACAAATTTTCAg GGAGGGACGTGTTGGATGAAATCAGGTTTAGTATCGGAATTTGATTCCGTGTCGAAAACAACCGACGGAGCAGTTTGCGGGTTTCTCAAGTCAACTACGGGTCTGCCTTCCAACGCGTGGAACGACGTTGGATCCCTAAAATGGGCATTGAATTGCGATTTCTTGGGTCGCGATTTAGCAGCTGTAGCGAGTTCTCCCGAAACCTGCGGACCAACTTGCCAGTCTAATCCGCAATGCAGTCACTTTGTTTGGACGAATTATCAA AGGGGAACCTGCTGGTTAAAGAAGGGCGGCGCCTCAGAATGCGATGCGGTTGTTAAATTGGACTCAGGCGCAGTTTGTGGTTTCATGAAATACTAA